A region of Periophthalmus magnuspinnatus isolate fPerMag1 chromosome 13, fPerMag1.2.pri, whole genome shotgun sequence DNA encodes the following proteins:
- the LOC117379737 gene encoding rho guanine nucleotide exchange factor 26-like: MDYGNDVDLSNNNITPLWRRRSDNCRSPQISRNAKPRPVSYHINGVMTTDFPVEDKCSFTLSQPDERILVTPTPNTAVLKHVLNKPTKKNRVVRSISIGHFSNGRFSLPKFRSEDNRSASLDNRICNGGSDKGKYNNGMTVWPEKKWLSGQLSLNSQKEALRTSDIHSSLSPPQTPNGNSYEELSSSSSNCSPLCRTPTPSHSSTSSIPSLSSLNSSDPPTPRSSSPDRTQSKCSVSESRHSSSSSTSPSISPSPHIVLSTNSPAARKMGTQQIIPKGLACEVRQSKVTSPTGTQGQGLAALLGLDNAKRSTKALSMVETGAYFSTGVQKQEEGDGDSPGTLRRGLRSTSYRKAVVSGVDEVDNVFLEAKSLQLSPAVVKGLNREKTSSNSPASSPASNASATPTSPKSPGTPKLFALASPKTTKPSSPRTAKPSGKIKLSPEKKNVLTSQRTFDSEEEELYQNYQEKALHNDSDEDADSREPKPDNNIVVQYKPLRTSWSQLSVVKKSGLSERLSQEERKRQEAIFEVISSEHSYLHSLEILIRMFKNSTELSEAMTKTEHHHLFSNITDVCEASKKFFSELEERHQQSIVIHDISDIVCKHAQSNFDPYITYCSNEVYQQRTLQRLVSKNPAFKEVLTRIESHPDCRNLPMISFLILPMQRITRLPLLMDTICHKTLKDSAEYEKCKKALQAVSKVVRKCNEGARTMERTEMMYTINSQLEFKIKPFPLVSSSRWMVKRGELTAFVEDSGIFLKRTSRQQVYFFLFNDVLIVTKKKSEESYTVIDYALRDEIWVGSCQPEDVSLSPVRSAPSMLSSKQGSTNHLFRLTFRSNHSGEKVLMILGTDSLNERARWISALGQSVNNKKSLDRNAMQVEAIRTYTAKQPDELSLQVADVVLISQTVDGWYEGERLRDGERGWFLLECTQPITCQATIERNMQRMDRLQGLETNV; this comes from the exons ATGGATTATGGCAATGATGTGGACTTGTCTAACAACAACATTACCCCTTTGTGGAGGAGGCGGTCAGATAACTGCAGAAGTCCCCAAATCTCACGAAACGCTAAACCACGACCGGTCAGCTATCACATCAATGGGGTCATGACGACGGATTTCCCTGTGGAGGACAAGTGCTCTTTTACCCTGAGCCAACCTGATGAAAGGATACTGGTGACGCCCACTCCCAACACAGCAGTGCTCAAGCATGTGCTCAACAAACCTACCAAAAAGAACCGTGTTGTTCGTAGCATCAGCATTGGGCACTTTTCCAACGGACGCTTCTCACTTCCGAAATTTAGGTCTGAGGACAATAGATCTGCATCCCTGGACAATAGGATTTGTAATGGGGGATCTGACAAAGGGAAATATAATAATGGTATGACAGTGTGGCCTGAAAAGAAGTGGCTATCCGGACAACTCAGTCTGAACTCACAGAAAGAGGCATTAAGGACATCTGAcattcactcttctctctctcccccacaaACTCCAAATGGTAACAGCTATGAAGAActgtcatcttcatcatcaaaCTGCTCTCCACTTTGTCGGACCCCCACCCCGTCCCACAGCTCCACATCCAGCATCCCATCTCTGTCCTCCCTCAACTCCTCGGACCCCCCAACCCCACGCTCGTCCTCGCCGGATAGGACACAAAGCAAATGCTCTGTCTCTGAATCACGTCATTCCTCATCTTCCTCTACTTCTCCGTCCATCTCTCCTTCGCCACACATTGTCCTCAGCACTAACAGTCCGGCCGCTCGGAAAATGGGCACCCAGCAGATTATTCCCAAAGGTTTGGCGTGTGAAGTGCGGCAGAGCAAAGTGACATCTCCAACCGGGACCCAAGGCCAAGGGTTAGCCGCTTTGTTGGGGTTGGACAACGCCAAGCGGTCGACAAAAGCTCTGAGCATGGTAGAGACAGGAGCGTATTTTTCAACAGGGGTGCAGAAACAGGAAGAGGGGGATGGAGATAGCCCGGGAACTTTGAGGAGAGGCCTGAGGAGTACGTCCTACAGGAAGGCGGTGGTCAGTGGAGTGGATGAAGTGGATAATGTCTTTCTGGAAGCTAAAAGTTTACAACTGTCTCCAGCTGTCGTCAAAGGGCTAAACAGGGAGAAAACATCTTCAAATAGTCCAGCAAGCAGTCCAGCGAGCAATGCCAGCGCAACCCCAACTAGTCCAAAATCTCCTGGTACTCCAAAACTTTTCGCACTTGCAAGTCCCAAAACAACTAAACCATCCAGCCCTAGGACAGCAAAGCCATCAGGAAAGATTAAG TTAAGCCCGGAAAAGAAGAATGTACTGACCAGCCAGCGAACATTTGATAGTGAAG AGGAGGAGTTATACCAGAACTACCAGGAAAAGGCCTTGCATAACGACTCCGATGAGGACGCTGATTCCAGAGAGCCCAAACCTGACAACAACATCGTGGTGCAGTACAAGCCCCTGCGCACGTCCTGGAGCCAGCTCAGTGTG GTGAAGAAAAGTGGCCTGTCGGAGCGTTTAAGTCAAGAGGAACGCAAAAGACAAGAG gCGATTTTTGAGGTGATCTCCTCGGAGCACTCGTACCTCCACAGTCTGGAGATCTTGATCCGAATGTTCAAGAACTCCACAGAGCTGAGTGAGGCCATGACCAAGACTGAGCACCACCATCTTTTCTCAAATATCACTGACGTCTGCGAGGCCAGTAAAAA ATTTTTCAGTGAGCTGGAGGAGAGACATCAGCAGAGTATAGTCATCCATGACATCAGTGATATTGTCTGTAAACACGCTCAATCCAACTTCGACCCTTACATCACCTACTGCTCCAATGAGGTGTATCAGCAGAGGACTCTACAAAGGCTCGT gtCAAAGAATCCAGCTTTTAAGGAGGTGCTGACCAGGATCGAGAGCCACCCGGACTGCAGGAACCTCCCTATGATCTCTTTCCTGATTCTTCCCATGCAGAGGATCACACGACTGCCCCTCCTCATGGAT acTATTTGCCACAAAACACTTAAAGATTCTGCAGAGTACGAGAAATGTAAAAAAGCTTTGCAAGCTGTTAGCAAG GTGGTGAGGAAGTGTAACGAAGGAGCTCGCACCATGGAGAGGACCGAGATGATGTACACCATTAACTCTCAACTGGAGTTCAAAATAAAG CCCTTTCCCCTGGTCTCGTCCTCAAGATGGATGGTGAAAAGAGGAGAACTGACTGCATTTGTGGAGGACAGCGGTATCTTTCTGAAACGGACTTCACGACAGCAGGTCTACTTCTTCCTGTTTAATGATGTCCTAATCGTCACCAAGAAGAAGAG CGAGGAGAGTTACACTGTGATTGACTACGCTTTGAGAGACGAGATCTGGGTGGGTTCCTGTCAGCCGGAGGACGTGAGCTTGTCTCCAGTCCGAAGCGCACCCAGCATGCTCAGCTCCAAACAGGGCAGCACCAACCACCTGTTCAGACTCACCTTCAGAAGCAACCACTCAGGGGAGAAGGTCCTCATGATCCTTGGGACAGATTCACT gaaTGAACGTGCTCGCTGGATCAGTGCCTTGGGACAGAGCGTCAACAACAAGAAAAGCCTTGATAGAA ATGCTATGCAAGTGGAGGCAATCCGGACTTACACAGCTAAGCAGCCTGACGAGCTGTCTCTGCAGGTTGCAGATGTGGTTCTGATCTCACAGACAGTAGATG GCTGGTATGAAGGGGAGCGCCTGCGGGATGGGGAGAGGGGATGGTTCCTTTTGGAATGCACCCAGCCAATCACGTGCCAGGCTACCATCGAGCGCAACATGCAGAGGATGGACCGCTTACAGGGGCTGGAGACCAATGTGTGA